The following coding sequences are from one Triticum aestivum cultivar Chinese Spring chromosome 5A, IWGSC CS RefSeq v2.1, whole genome shotgun sequence window:
- the LOC123107553 gene encoding thaumatin-like protein 1, whose translation MAATTRGLMLNISCLLLFLGSLLPGALSTTFTLTNSCAYTVWPGLLSGSGTPALPTTGFALAPGESRAVEAPSAWSGRMWGRTFCGTGADGRFACATCDCGSGAVECAGGGAAPPCSLAEFTLDGSGSKDFYDVSLVDGSNIPVAVLPQGGSGEGCGATGCLADLNGPCPADLRVAGPDGAGIACKSACEAFGRPEDCCSGAFAGGPEACRPSAYSMFFKNACPRSYSYAYDDATSTFTCASGTAAYLVVFCPAAMSSLKSSVVSTSTSTTPALPHVNDTVSYLGRSRDAGSGSGWQYARSSSQASSSAPSPFAIAAVAALTWLCGSSAGRHWPLLSPS comes from the exons atgGCGGCAACGACTCGCGGGCTGATGCTCAACATCTCCTGCCTCCTCCTCTTTCTGGGCTCGCTCCTCCCGGGTGCATTGTCCACTACGTTCACGCTGACCAACTCCTGCGCCTACACGGTGTGGCCGGGCCTCCTGTCCGGCTCGGGCACGCCGGCGCTACCCACCACGGGCTTCGCGCTGGCGCCGGGGGAGTCGCGCGCCGTGGAAGCGCCCTCGGCGTGGTCGGGCCGCATGTGGGGCCGCACCTTCTGCGGCACGGGCGCCGACGGGCGGTTCGCCTGCGCCACCTGCGACTGCGGCTCGGGCGCCGTGGAGTGCGCCGGCGGGGGCGCGGCGCCACCCTGCTCGCTCGCGGAGTTCACCCTCGACGGCTCCGGCAGCAAAGACTTCTACGACGTGAGCCTCGTGGACGGCTCTAACATCCCCGTGGCCGTGCTCCCGCAGGGCGGCAGCGGAGAGGGGTGCGGCGCCACGGGGTGCCTGGCGGACCTGAACGGGCCGTGCCCGGCCGACCTGCGGGTGGCCGGGCCCGACGGCGCCGGCATCGCCTGCAAGAGCGCGTGCGAGGCGTTCGGGCGGCCCGAGGACTGCTGCAGCGGCGCGTTCGCCGGCGGGCCCGAGGCGTGCCGCCCGTCGGCCTACTCCATGTTCTTCAAGAACGCGTGCCCGCGCTCATACAGCTACGCGTACGACGACGCCACCTCCACCTTCACTTgcgcctccggcaccgccgcctACCTCGTCGTCTTCTGCCCCGCCGCCATGTCCAG CCTCAAGTCGTCCGTCGTGAGCACAAGCACGAGCACCACGCCGGCGCTGCCCCACGTCAACGACACCGTCTCCTACCTGGGCCGTAGCCGCGACGCCGGCAGCGGCAGCGGGTGGCAGTACGCGCGGAGCTCGAGCCAGGCGTCGTCTTCAGCGCCGAGCCCCTTCGCCATCGCGGCGGTCGCCGCGCTCACGTGGCTCTGCGGCAGCAGCGCCGGGCGCCACTGGCCGCTACTGTCTCCGTCCTAG
- the LOC123107554 gene encoding thaumatin-like protein 1, with protein MASFVSPSSSSSIAGLLLFVIASFLQGLVAAAGVTFTFTNRCGGTVWPGVLANSGRAPLETTGFALGPGEARSLAAPAGWSGRFWARTGCAFDGTSGGKCATGDCGSGEAECHGSGATPPATLVEFTLGGGGKEDYYDVSLVDGYNVPVVVEPSAAGCPATGCLVDLNERCPPELRAAEGCRSACEAFDRPEYCCSGAFGGPDTCRPSAYSQAFKAACPRAYSYAYDDATSTFTCAGSAAYSVTFCPRAGTSSSSLKSSNDPLPRPGDVVAGAQVAADTWLASLATGESDAAADRTAAAAALRAALAAAAVALLVSSL; from the exons ATGGCTTCTTTCGTCTCTCCGTCTTCCTCTTCCTCGATCGCCGGTCTCCTCCTGTTCGTCATCGCGtcgttccttcaag ggctggtggcggcggccggcgtgacGTTCACCTTCACGAACCGCTGCGGCGGCACGGTGTGGCCGGGGGTGCTGGCCAACTCGGGAAGGGCGCCGCTGGAGACGACGGGGTTCGCGCTGGGCCCCGGGGAGGCGCGGTCGCTGGCGGCGCCGGCGGGGTGGTCGGGACGGTTCTGGGCGCGCACGGGGTGCGCCTTCGACGGCACCTCGGGCGGCAAGTGCGCGACGGGCGACTGCGGCAGCGGCGAGGCGGAGTGCCACGGCTCCGGCGCGACGCCCCCCGCCACGCTCGTGGAGTTcaccctcggcggcggcggcaaggaggACTACTACGACGTGAGCCTGGTGGACGGGTACAACGTGCCGGTCGTCGTGGAGCCGTCCGCGGCGGGGTGCCCGGCCACGGGGTGCCTCGTGGACCTCAACGAGCGGTGCCCGCCGGAGCTCCGGGCCGCGGAGGGGTGCCGGAGCGCGTGCGAGGCGTTCGACCGGCCGGAGTACTGCTGCAGCGGCGCGTTCGGCGGGCCGGACACCTGCCGCCCGTCCGCCTACTCGCAGGCCTTCAAGGCGGCCTGCCCGCGCGCCTACAGCTACGCCTACGACGACGCCACCTCCACCTTCACCTGCGCCGGGTCCGCCGCCTACTCCGTCACCTTCTGCCCCCGCGCCGGCACCTCCAGCAGCAG CCTCAAGTCAAGCAACGACCCGTTGCCGAGGCCGGGCGACGTGGTCGCCGGCGCGCAGGTTGCGGCGGACACATGGCTGGCAAGCCTGGCGACCGGCGAGAGCGACGCCGCCGCGgacaggacggcggcggcggcggcgctccgggccgcgctggcggcggcggccgtggcctTGCTTGTGTCGTCACTCTAG
- the LOC123104602 gene encoding protein NUCLEAR FUSION DEFECTIVE 4, with protein MVSTALDAMAGTAWGRWLGLVAAVWVQCISGNNYTFSNYSDSIKTLMGLTQLQLNGLSVAKDVGKAFGLLAGLASDRLPTWLLLAIGSLEGFLGYGAQWLVVSKTISPLPYWQMCVCLCLGGNSTTWMNTAVLVTCIRNFRGSRGPVSGVLKGYVGLSTAIFTDVCSALFADDPASFLVMLAVVPAAVCAVAMVFLREGRVASADSGGDEADARGFAAISTLAVAIALYLLAADLTGVGGGGGLVSTVFVAVLMVLLAAPAAVPAYVGWTSWMKSRKAANADAEDAAAPLLLDSKEATQPQGNGEAEEARGPRLGEEHTIAEALWSVDFWVLFSSFLMGVGTGLAVMNNLGQMGVAMGYTDVSIFVSMTSIWGFFGRLASGTISEHFIKTRALPRPVWNAASQVLMCAGYVVMAFGMPGSLFVGSVVVGVCYGVRLAVTVPTASELFGLKYYGLIYNILILNLPLGSFLFSGLLAGLLYDAEATKVPGGGNTCSGAHCYRLVFVVMAAACVVGFGLDVLLSLRTRRVYAKIHQAKRAKRSAAAAQRVS; from the exons ATGGTGTCGACGGCGCTGGACGCGATGGCGGGGACGGCGTGGGGGCGGTGGCTGGGGCTGGTGGCGGCGGTGTGGGTGCAGTGCATCTCGGGCAACAACTACACCTTCTCCAACTACTCCGACTCCATCAAGACGCTCATGGGCCTCACGCAGCTGCAGCTCAACGGCCTCTCCGTCGCCAAGGACGTCGGCAAGGCCTTCGGCCTGCTCGCGGGGCTCGCCTCCGACCGCCTCCCCACCTGGCTCCTCCTCGCCATCGGCTCCCTCGAGGGCTTCCTCGGCTACGGCGCGCAGTGGCTCGTCGTCTCCAAAACAATCTCGCCGCTGCCCTACTGGCAGATGTGCGTCTGCCTCTGCCTCGGCGGCAACTCCACCACCTGGATGAACACCGCCGTGCTCGTCACCTGCATCCGCAACTTCCGGGGCAGCAGGGGCCCCGTCTCGGGGGTCCTCAAGGGCTACGTCGGGCTCAGCACCGCGATATTCACCGACGTCTGCTCCGCGCTCTTCGCCGACGACCCGGCCTCCTTCCTCGTCATGCTCGCCgtcgtgcccgccgccgtctgcgCCGTCGCCATGGTGTTCCTCCGCGAGGGCCGCGTGGCCAGCGCCGACTCGGGCGGGGACGAGGCCGACGCGCGCGGCTTCGCGGCCATCAGCACGCTCGCCGTCGCCATCGCGCTCTACCTCCTGGCGGCCGACCTCacgggcgtgggcggcggcggggggcTCGTCTCCACCGTCTTCGTGGCCGTGCTTATGGTGCTcctcgccgcgcccgccgccgtgcCCGCGTACGTGGGCTGGACGTCCTGGATGAAGTCCCGCAAGGCGGCCAACGCCGACGCCGAGGACGCGGCCGCCCCCCTGCTGCTCGACTCCAAGGAGGCGACGCAGCCGCAGGGCAacggggaggcggaggaggctcGCGGGCCGCGGCTGGGGGAGGAGCACACGATCGCGGAGGCGCTGTGGTCGGTGGACTTCTGGGTGCTCTTCTCGTCGTTCCTGATGGGCGTGGGCACGGGGCTGGCGGTGATGAACAACCTGGGGCAGATGGGCGTGGCCATGGGCTACACCGACGTGTCCATCTTCGTCTCCATGACCAGCATATGGGGCTTCTTCGGCCGCCTCGCCTCCGGCACCATCTCCGAGCACTTCATCAA GACGAGGGCGCTGCCGCGGCCGGTGTGGAACGCGGCGTCGCAGGTGCTCATGTGCGCGGGGTACGTGGTGATGGCCTTCGGCATGCCGGGGTCCCTCTTCGTGGGGTCGGTGGTGGTGGGCGTCTGCTACGGTGTGCGGCTGGCGGTCACCGTGCCCACGGCGTCGGAGCTGTTCGGCCTCAAGTACTACGGCCTCATCTACAACATCCTCATCCTCAACCTGCCGCTGGGATCCTTCCTCTTCTCGGGCCTCCTGGCGGGGCTCCTCTACGACGCGGAGGCCACCAAGGTGCCCGGCGGCGGCAACACCTGCTCCGGCGCGCACTGCTACCGCCTCGTCTTCGTCGTCATGGCCGCCGCCTGCGTCGTCGGCTTCGGCCTCGACGTGCTCCTCAGCCTCAGGACCAGGCGGGTCTACGCCAAGATCCACCAGGCCAAGCGGGCCAAGAGGTCGGCCGCCGCCGCGCAGAGGGTGAGCTAA